The Flavobacteriaceae bacterium 3519-10 genome includes a window with the following:
- a CDS encoding HIT family protein yields the protein MGSVFSKIIAGEIPSYKIAEDKAHLAFLDAMPLVKGHTLVIPKQETDLIFDLEAEDFKNLWAFAHEVAQKLKVAYPDKRIAVAVVGLEVPHAHIHLIPISKTEDMNFKNPRLQLTESEYFEIQDVIINS from the coding sequence TAATTGCGGGTGAGATACCGTCTTATAAAATTGCGGAAGACAAAGCACATCTGGCTTTTTTGGATGCAATGCCACTAGTGAAAGGCCATACTTTGGTGATTCCAAAACAGGAAACTGACCTTATTTTCGATCTTGAAGCTGAAGATTTTAAAAATCTGTGGGCTTTTGCGCACGAAGTTGCACAGAAATTGAAAGTAGCTTATCCGGATAAACGGATCGCGGTTGCGGTAGTTGGGCTCGAGGTGCCACATGCGCACATTCATTTAATTCCGATCAGCAAAACGGAAGATATGAATTTTAAAAATCCACGCCTGCAACTTACTGAAAGCGAGTATTTCGAAATTCAGGACGTGATTATAAATTCTTAA